From Arachis hypogaea cultivar Tifrunner chromosome 3, arahy.Tifrunner.gnm2.J5K5, whole genome shotgun sequence:
TCAATACGTCGACCTTTTTTCAGTTAGAACTCCATCCTCCATAACCTTTTTGTTTATGGGGTTGCAAAATGCTGTAAACAGAATTTGTATTCCTGGAATTGCTGCTGaactgattttttttattgttcttcaattgatgtttttgatttttctttgtgaaattttttgttttattgtttaacTGATCAAATTGTATAATAGAAACACATTCATTGCGAGAATCATGAACCGGAAAGAATGTGGTTTTGGTTTTTAGATCGGTGGTAGTAGTGTCTAAAACAACAATAGAAGAATAAGGAGTGACCGTGAAAGACACACACAAATCTTTTTACAAAAGTTGACATGATTGAGGATATCTTAaggcaaaaaaattaaaaattttttaatttgtaattatttagttaattataaaaaataatttaattattaattaaaaaaacatgtcatatcatcaaaatttagtagttatttcaacatttttttttatcaaaaatgtgCTTTGACGAGTTTAAAAATACACTTATCAATTTTTAaagtcttttaaaaattaatttaccaataataaaaatcaaattctatTTCATCAACATCTGAATATTTATAATATCGAATTGGAATTTACCACTTTTCTTGGTCTGTTAGTTTATAGTTATCATTATCTCTAATGAGTATGGGATGTGACTTGTCAAATTTCATAACGTGATCATTTTATCTTCTGTCTATGAGGGACCCAGGTCACCGAAGTTCCAAACTAgcttctttcttatttctttttcggTTCTTGTTTGTAATCACGAAGATTTTACATCTTGGCTCACTGGCTATGATCCTTAATAACTTGAACATCCTTCCTTTTCTCTGTGACTGCCATAGGCTATTTCTACTTATAAGCTTTTAAGTATACATACATATTAAATATATCAGTTTCCGTGAATCATGGAAGAACCCAAGGCCAGCGGCGACTTCCAGTACCTCTCCGGCTTCGGCAACCACTTGTCGTCGGAGGCCCTCGTCGGAGCTCTTCCGGCCGACCAGAATAGCCCCCTCATCTGCCCCTATGGTCTCTACGCCGAGCAAATCTCCGGCACCTCTTTCACCACCCCTCGCAGCCACAACCTCTTCAggttcattaattaattaatacgcACTTCACATCTTTCAGTTTATTATCTTCTTCAATTCAAacactcccccccccccccccttcttttatttttcgtttttctttttttttcttctagtaTACTGTCATACTGgtcttcaaaattaattttatgcatGAGTCAAATTGGTCCCACTTTCAACCGTAGTCCTTCAAATTAACAAAGGTACATCAACGTAGGTCCAATACGGCAAATTTTTCATCAGATTAAGTTGGAGACTAATTTGACTCATGCTTGAAATTTGAGAAATCAGATTGAACATTCGAGGCCTCTTTTGGttggatttgaatcttctaaattttgaattttactttaaaaaatgtgaggtctcataatttattttatgagtagaataaaagaaatatgaaaaaaaattattcaagagTGAGAGATCAAATTTTATGTtctaaagtaaaaattcaaaacttaGAGAATCCAAATTTCTTTCCCGTTTAGCCGTTTTGTTGACTTTCTTTGCTTGTTTTCCcagttttaatttgtttgtttatttttggGTTGATGTAGTTGGTTTTATCGGATTAAGCCTTCGGTGACTCACGAACCGTTCAAGGCTCGTGTTCGTTCTAACGAGAGACTTTTGAGCGAGTTCAGCCAATCCAACAGCACTACTAACCCAACTCAACTTCGATGGAAGCCTGTGGAAATTCCTGATTCGCCCACCGATTTCATTGATGGTTTGTTCACTGTTTGTGGTTCCGGCAGCTCCTTCATGCGCCATGGATATGCTATTCACATGTAATGCATCAAATTGATATCTTATGCTATTCGGcggtgttttttctttctttgtttcattTTGTCAGAAACAAAATCTTTGGAGACCCAGATTAGTGGTTTACTCAAACAAATTTGATGGATGTGATAAGTGGATATTGTGTATGCCAGCTCACCGTTTGTGATTGGAGTTTTATGTCGATACCaacattttatcttattttatggaGTAAATAGCCATTTTGACACCTGATTTTGACAAAACAGTCATCAACATATAAATGTTTTTGATAAATGAACTCCCAATATCAGTTCTGTTTGGCCAGTAATGGGTTAATGATTAGCCCATTTTGTCAATCGGAGCTGATATTTGGGAGGTTTATTTTGTCAAAAACAAATGTTTGGATCTATTTGGTCAAAATTAGAATCTTTCAGGTATCAAAATGGTTATTTAGTCTATTTTATGACTTTCAAATAATATCACTTTATAACATGCACAAACCTTGCCGAAACTCAAATGTCAATACCCTTATGTTAATTTTCTCTGCCTTTCATTTAGTTTTCTGAATGTGGAGCTACTGTCAGAACCAGATAACATGTTTAGAGGGTCCACATGTATACTTGTTTCATTAAATGTTAGTGGAACGAGTAAACAAAATCATTTAGTTATTTCTTGTTAACATAATCAGTTACTGCTTTAGTTGAATAGTTAATGTACTTTCTCTGTTCATAAACTCTTTCAACTTTGTTGTATTCATTGAATTGGTATATGAAATTCTGTTTTGGTAAGAATGACTGAAGAGTAGGTAAGAAACTGGTTCTATGTTCAGTTTATGTATAGAGCCAAATGAGTTCTTAAGTGATGTGCTATTTTTCCTTTGTCGTTACTTATGCTGCCATGGATTGTTGCCCTGAACAATTATGCTGCAATTTTTCTccacttatgtaattttattgtAGCCTATGCAAAACATGAATAATGTTTGATATAGTAGATATTGGTTCGAGTTGTCATATTTGTGAATTATTCAAATTTTGAAGGTATTATTCACACTAACTATGTTGAGTGCAATATATATATCATTTACAGGTACACTGCCAACAAATCCATGGACAAATGTGCCTTTTGCAATGCTGATGGAGACTTCTTAATTGTTCCCCAACAAGGAAGTAAGTGACAATTATACACATCTTGGTTGTTTTAGCTATGGAGGTTTGTTTTCAGCTACTTCTGTTGTGATGATGTGCTTTCATTATCATGCTTTTAGAGCCATACGATTTCCTAGTTGATCAGTGCTTTAGAAACCTAGGATTGATCTttccctttcatacaaaagaagaAACATTGTTCTCTGTACTCTTTTAAGTCTTCATACTTGAGTTCTAGGTTTAAATTGTTTAGATTTCGTTACTACGATTCTGGGCATTCTGGCCATGGCAGTAtgaatatttttctttatttccaACATGAATTTGATTCTATTGTTGTGGCCCGTTGCAATCCTGATGCAGTTATGTTTTGGTCAAATTACATGAATCAGTATCATTCCATAATTGGGGGCTGCTGTAGTTGCAGTAGTAGTGCCCTGGTTGTGGACTGCAATTTGAATCTATGAAAGAAAATATCTAATTCAAGAGTAAATTTGGATGAAAAGTACTGCTCTTTAAAGGGATGGTGCAAATATCATCTTTATGGTTCTTTACAATGTATGTTATTCCTGAATTATTTCGTCTATATTGTCTTTATGATACTTTATGTAGAATCTTATTATTAGAAGGAACCAAAGTTCTCAGTGTCACCGTATTCCTGAATTCATCAATATCTTATTTGGAGTCTTGGCTAAATAATACAGGTTCCATGACAGCGAGAGTATTCTTTAAATAATCCTTTATTAATGTCACTTCTTTTGTAGTATATGTTTCTAATGACCTTTGGCTGGTTTTGTAGGACTCGTGATCACTACTGAGTGCGGAAGATTAAAAGTTTCGCCTGGTGAAATCGCTATATTACCTCAAGGCTTTCGTTTCACTGTGAGTCTGCCGGATGGCCCATCCCGTGGCTATGTAGGTGAAATTTTCGGTACTCATTTTCGACTTCCGGATCTGGGACCAATAGGTACATCATCTATTGTGCCATTAAGAAATTTAAGTTAACATATCAATTGCTTACATATTCATAATACACAATTAAAAATTGatctgctgttttttttttttttttttctttctttcttttcaggTGCTAATGGTCTTGCATCTTCAAGGGATTTCCTTGTTCCTACAGCATGGTATGAAGATAAATTCAATCCTGGGTACACTATAGTGCAAAAGTTTGGTGGTGAACTATTTGTTGCAGTCCAGGATTTCTCTCCCTTCAATGTTGTTGCTTGGCATGGTAATTATGTTCCATATAAGGTGGGTTGCTCTTGTAGCAACATTGTTTCAAGAGAATGTTATCATTTCAATCTTCAACATGTTATTTCCAATTTTTTAGGGGTAATAATAATTTGGCAAATCTTGTTTTTGCTTTGTAGTATGATCTAAACAAATTCTGCCCTTACAATACTGTTCTGTTCGATCATAGTGATCCCTCAATAAACACTGGTACAATCTCTTtaccattattttttttttccaagttttaGACTTTCCCTTAAACCACTTGTCTCTTTTTTGTTCCTTTTTCTGTGTTCTGACAATTGTTTTGTATATGCAGTACTGACTGCACCAACGGATAAACCTGGGGTGGCATTGCTTGATTTTGTAATTTTCCCACCAAGATGGCTAGTTGCTGAGCACACCTTCCGTCCTCCATACTATCATCGCAATTGCATGAGTGAATTTATGGGCCTCGTTTATGGTGGCTATGAGGTAACTTAGATCTAAAAGAAGAGTAAATGGTCAGTCCCCAGCCACGGAAAATGGGAGAAGCATTAATCGATACTCCATAGGCTGGGATACCAAAAGGACTAATATGTTTCATCCATTTTAGTATTTAGAACTGCACGTTAATTTATTTTGGTTAGGGATTGAATTTTCCCTAAAAAAAGACAAGAGTCAAGTGTTTAGTCTAAAATAATCTATTTTCATacatttctgtattttttttcccCAGCATTCTGAATCACTGTGCTTTACATCTGGTGATCGTGAGG
This genomic window contains:
- the LOC112790104 gene encoding homogentisate 1,2-dioxygenase; amino-acid sequence: MEEPKASGDFQYLSGFGNHLSSEALVGALPADQNSPLICPYGLYAEQISGTSFTTPRSHNLFSWFYRIKPSVTHEPFKARVRSNERLLSEFSQSNSTTNPTQLRWKPVEIPDSPTDFIDGLFTVCGSGSSFMRHGYAIHMYTANKSMDKCAFCNADGDFLIVPQQGRLVITTECGRLKVSPGEIAILPQGFRFTVSLPDGPSRGYVGEIFGTHFRLPDLGPIGANGLASSRDFLVPTAWYEDKFNPGYTIVQKFGGELFVAVQDFSPFNVVAWHGNYVPYKYDLNKFCPYNTVLFDHSDPSINTVLTAPTDKPGVALLDFVIFPPRWLVAEHTFRPPYYHRNCMSEFMGLVYGGYEAKVDGFLPGGASLHNCMTPHGPDTKSYEATIARGNDVGPSKITETMAFMFESCLIPRITPWALQSPFLDHDYYQCWIGLRSHFNQKSEVPNLQNNGE